From Bacteroidota bacterium, one genomic window encodes:
- a CDS encoding long-chain fatty acid--CoA ligase — protein sequence MIRRLFDIPQRQLELFPKKDALAAKINGNWIPTSTATFVQTADEISLGLMALGLKKGDTIGMISPNRPEWNMMDIGMMQIGVVNVPVYITLSENEIAFILNDCKAKYIIVGDAELLLKINNIRSKVPSLLDVYTFNVIPGSKCWTEISEKGKANRDLSALQSAKDSVDPEDLATLLYTSGTTGTPKGVMLSHHNIVSNILASEHLCPVGKEHWALSFLPLCHSYERMLTYMYMYNGVSIYYAESMEKIADNLRELKPHVFSTVPRLLEKVFDRIVAKGKELTGIKKALFFWALDLGLKYELNGKNGAWYEMQLRWANKLIFSKWREALGGNVKVIVSGGAALQPRLARVFWSAQIPVLEGYGLTETSPVIAVNNLEENGAMFGTVGPVIKGVEVAFAEDGEILCKGPNVMLGYYNRPDLTAEVMDANGFFHTGDIGVMMNDRFLKITDRKKEIFKTSGGKYIAPQALENKFKESSFIEQIMVIGENRKFPAALIVPSFPHLQKWCEIKGLPYTTPEDMILHHEVIDRIQKEVEEFNKEFGQTEQIKKVELLSKEWTIDSGELTATLKLRRKIILEKFAKQIEKMYAE from the coding sequence ATGATAAGAAGGCTTTTCGACATTCCTCAACGTCAGCTGGAACTTTTTCCTAAGAAGGATGCTTTAGCGGCGAAAATTAACGGCAACTGGATTCCGACATCTACGGCAACTTTCGTTCAAACCGCCGATGAGATAAGTCTGGGTTTAATGGCCCTTGGACTTAAAAAAGGCGATACCATCGGTATGATCTCTCCGAATCGTCCGGAATGGAACATGATGGACATCGGTATGATGCAGATTGGTGTAGTGAATGTTCCCGTCTACATCACACTGAGTGAAAATGAGATTGCTTTTATCCTGAATGATTGCAAAGCGAAATACATCATTGTTGGTGACGCTGAATTATTGCTAAAAATAAATAACATCCGTTCGAAAGTTCCTTCACTCCTGGATGTATATACGTTCAACGTGATACCGGGCAGCAAATGTTGGACGGAAATCAGTGAGAAAGGAAAAGCCAACCGGGATCTTTCGGCCTTGCAGTCTGCAAAAGACAGTGTAGATCCTGAAGATCTCGCGACATTACTTTACACTTCCGGTACAACAGGGACACCAAAAGGCGTAATGCTTTCTCATCACAATATCGTGAGTAACATTCTTGCCTCCGAACATTTGTGTCCTGTAGGAAAAGAACACTGGGCATTGAGTTTTCTCCCGCTTTGCCATAGTTACGAGCGCATGCTCACCTACATGTACATGTACAACGGCGTCTCGATTTACTATGCTGAAAGCATGGAGAAGATTGCAGATAATCTGCGGGAATTGAAGCCACATGTATTTTCTACCGTTCCCCGTTTGCTGGAAAAAGTCTTTGATCGCATTGTGGCGAAAGGGAAGGAACTGACAGGAATAAAAAAAGCACTTTTCTTTTGGGCGCTTGATCTCGGATTGAAATATGAATTGAATGGGAAAAACGGTGCCTGGTATGAAATGCAACTTCGCTGGGCGAATAAATTAATATTCAGTAAGTGGAGAGAAGCTCTTGGCGGAAATGTAAAAGTGATCGTCAGTGGTGGAGCCGCATTGCAACCTCGTTTGGCAAGAGTTTTCTGGTCGGCGCAGATTCCGGTGCTGGAAGGCTATGGTCTCACAGAAACATCACCTGTAATCGCAGTGAATAACCTGGAAGAAAACGGTGCCATGTTCGGTACTGTAGGCCCGGTTATCAAAGGAGTGGAAGTCGCTTTCGCTGAGGATGGAGAAATTCTTTGCAAAGGCCCGAATGTGATGCTGGGATATTACAATCGCCCTGATCTGACAGCGGAAGTGATGGATGCAAACGGATTTTTTCATACCGGAGATATCGGGGTGATGATGAATGACAGGTTTCTGAAAATTACCGATCGTAAAAAGGAAATTTTTAAAACTTCCGGTGGAAAATACATCGCGCCACAGGCTCTGGAGAATAAGTTCAAAGAATCTTCGTTCATCGAACAAATTATGGTCATCGGTGAAAACAGGAAATTCCCTGCCGCCTTGATTGTACCTTCTTTTCCTCATTTGCAAAAATGGTGTGAAATAAAGGGACTCCCGTATACTACTCCTGAAGATATGATTTTGCACCATGAAGTGATTGATCGTATTCAGAAGGAAGTGGAAGAGTTCAATAAAGAATTCGGCCAGACCGAACAGATAAAAAAGGTTGAATTACTAAGTAAAGAATGGACAATTGATTCAGGAGAACTGACAGCGACATTAAAATTGCGACGAAAAATTATCCTGGAAAAATTCGCTAAACAAATAGAAAAAATGTACGCGGAATAA
- a CDS encoding nitronate monooxygenase, whose protein sequence is MHFQNELTRSLNIRFPLIMAPMFLVTNEAMLREAIDAGIMGCFPSLNYREEGQLDSVLKNLNSFIKSRNGQTGTYAVNLIVQRSNPWFEKHLNICIENKVPVFITSLGNPKSTIEAAHPYGGKVFCDVTNLVHAQKCYDMGCDGFIAVGQGAGGHAGPYPLAILIESLKNAFPNKPVLAAGGIAHGKSILSVLAAGASAAYCGTRFIASPEAGVSQEYKKAILDAGMEDIVMTTRISGTPCTIINTEFAKKIGTQQNWFEKWMSNNPRTKKYFKMLVQKRGFSWLEDAVKPGNYNSLWCAGQSVELIHAIKPVKEIVEEMIAETEAAYLELKKIAE, encoded by the coding sequence ATGCACTTTCAAAACGAATTGACCCGAAGCCTGAATATCCGGTTTCCATTGATAATGGCTCCTATGTTCCTTGTGACAAACGAAGCCATGTTACGTGAAGCAATTGATGCCGGAATCATGGGATGTTTCCCCTCCCTGAATTATCGTGAAGAAGGTCAACTCGATTCGGTATTGAAAAATTTAAATTCATTTATCAAAAGCAGGAATGGACAAACAGGAACCTACGCGGTAAACCTGATTGTGCAGAGATCGAATCCCTGGTTTGAAAAGCATTTGAATATTTGTATTGAAAATAAAGTTCCCGTTTTTATAACTTCTCTCGGAAATCCTAAATCCACAATAGAAGCGGCTCATCCGTACGGCGGTAAAGTATTTTGTGATGTAACCAATCTCGTTCATGCACAAAAATGTTACGACATGGGTTGCGATGGATTTATCGCTGTTGGTCAGGGGGCAGGCGGACATGCCGGACCTTATCCATTGGCGATTTTGATTGAATCGCTGAAAAATGCATTCCCAAACAAACCGGTTCTGGCTGCAGGCGGAATTGCTCATGGTAAAAGTATCCTGAGTGTTCTGGCAGCAGGAGCATCGGCCGCTTACTGCGGAACTCGTTTTATAGCATCACCGGAAGCCGGAGTGTCACAGGAATACAAAAAAGCCATCCTTGATGCAGGCATGGAAGATATAGTCATGACTACACGTATCAGCGGTACGCCATGTACTATCATCAATACTGAGTTCGCGAAAAAAATCGGGACACAACAAAACTGGTTTGAAAAATGGATGAGTAACAATCCACGTACCAAAAAGTATTTTAAAATGCTCGTACAAAAGCGCGGATTTTCATGGCTGGAAGATGCAGTGAAGCCGGGAAATTACAACAGTCTCTGGTGTGCCGGGCAATCCGTTGAACTCATTCATGCAATAAAACCCGTAAAGGAAATTGTTGAAGAAATGATAGCTGAAACTGAAGCTGCCTATCTTGAATTGAAAAAGATTGCTGAATAA
- a CDS encoding DUF4442 domain-containing protein produces the protein MKQLITLLEKARHSSFSRSLLGFALARAIPFNAPHGFKILEVYEDGIKILLPYKRKNLNHLRGIHACALATLSEFTAGITLAKMSGTDAFRLLMKDLSMTYHYQAKEDVIAELHFPSSDFQKQVKTPLESQDAVFIEMKVEIFDVKKNHISTGKVNWQIKKWDKVKTKTGS, from the coding sequence ATGAAGCAACTAATAACTCTGCTTGAAAAAGCGAGACATTCCTCCTTCTCCCGTTCATTACTGGGTTTCGCTTTGGCACGTGCCATACCTTTCAATGCACCGCATGGTTTTAAAATTCTTGAAGTATATGAGGATGGAATAAAAATTCTTCTTCCCTATAAACGAAAAAATCTAAACCACCTCAGAGGAATTCATGCATGTGCTCTGGCAACTTTGTCCGAATTTACGGCCGGTATTACCCTTGCAAAAATGAGTGGTACAGATGCATTCAGACTCCTCATGAAAGATCTGAGTATGACGTATCATTACCAGGCCAAAGAAGATGTCATTGCAGAACTTCATTTCCCTTCAAGTGATTTTCAAAAACAGGTGAAAACTCCCCTCGAATCACAGGATGCAGTTTTTATTGAAATGAAAGTTGAAATTTTCGACGTGAAAAAAAATCACATTTCAACCGGAAAAGTTAACTGGCAAATCAAGAAGTGGGACAAAGTAAAAACAAAGACCGGCTCCTAA
- a CDS encoding S8 family peptidase, giving the protein MKKILSIIAAGVLFIGVNSFAAHPIPDPHKLLLKSGNIVTANDFNSKISQAISSSDVFAGRYYRIVQFNVMPDALQKKQMESSGLHFISYIPNQAFVISFPQSYNLNLLSAYNVRTLVSITSEMKLARSLAEHNYPAYAKSADGKIDLVVQYFKDINPADVAIQFQRSEIKVVANYPSNAQMHIRVAENFVDQLATLTFIKWISPVAPPSTPDDTKGRSLHRANMINADYPGGRHYDGAGVSISLADDGEVGPHIDFQGRLTNLLTTGAGGTHGDMTSGIAAGAGNLDPTKRGMGSGAHLYVHDVGAGPDGYDHVYNAPLYFTQYGIVITSTSYSQGCNDYDLYSSTGDQIVHDNPQFSLVFSAGNNSSADCGYGAGPPWGTITGGFKQGKNVIACANLDAYEVLDNSSSQGPSADGRVKPDISSNGKDQMSTDEGNTYQVGGGTSAACPGIAGICSELYQAYREITGDPNPESPLIKGVLLNSAEDIGNPGPDFTYGWGRVNALRALQTLEEHRYVLDSVDQGSANAFDILVPAGVDQVRMMVYWLDPEGDPVGTTALVNDLDMTVVTPASAIVSPWILDPSPSAVALSANAIQGADHLNNVEQVTINTPASGTYTVNVAGTNVPFGPQKYYIVWEFRTDEITLTYPNGGEGFVPNETELLRWDAYGNTSTFNLEYTSDNGSTWNPINPSVAASIRQYEWTIPSNLSDRVKVRVTRSGISDVSDANLAILNLPSNLTIDYACLDTLQISWTSATGASAYEVSMLGTEYMDSIATTASTSIAIPVSQAVDTWFSVRTIGANSGKGRRAIAIHKAPGLQNCSFASDLALLNSINPTPGNLFGCQNLSAVPVSLNLRNDGVNTVTSFDISYTLNGGTPVTETYNGLLVHGASMTYTFSTTADLSTPGPNLLEVSIVYTGDQNPTNDALTIQVNTGATAAIPVAENFQQSFPPADWSIVSSGTTYFWDVKTGITGSDGNLTSAAWFNNFSYSNSGAEDYLVTMLADFHGAGAPRMTFDVAYSVYSGFEDGLRVDVSGDCGATFVPTSYLKIGAVLATAPAANLSFQPSQASDWRNDTVDLASMANSYALIRFANINDYGNNLYIDNVNIENDNIAGVGSAVQIPVISVFPNPASAQVNVNIKNLASRKLTLTLMDSQGREVLIRSFEKTNDVFTQMLDVGKCTKGIYMLRIAGDEKVYNLRLAIL; this is encoded by the coding sequence ATGAAAAAAATTCTATCCATTATTGCAGCCGGTGTACTTTTCATCGGTGTAAATTCCTTTGCGGCTCATCCAATTCCTGATCCGCATAAGCTCCTGTTGAAGTCAGGAAACATTGTTACCGCTAATGATTTCAATTCCAAAATTTCTCAGGCAATTTCTTCTTCGGATGTTTTTGCCGGAAGATATTACAGAATAGTTCAGTTCAATGTGATGCCGGATGCTCTTCAAAAAAAGCAGATGGAATCATCCGGATTGCATTTTATCAGTTACATCCCGAATCAGGCATTTGTAATTTCTTTTCCTCAGTCTTACAATTTGAATTTACTCTCAGCTTACAATGTGCGAACTCTGGTAAGTATTACATCAGAGATGAAACTGGCCCGTTCACTTGCTGAACACAATTATCCTGCTTATGCAAAATCCGCTGATGGAAAAATTGACTTGGTTGTCCAGTATTTCAAAGACATTAATCCTGCTGATGTTGCAATTCAATTTCAACGTAGCGAGATAAAGGTTGTCGCCAATTATCCGTCAAATGCACAAATGCATATTCGTGTAGCTGAAAATTTTGTAGATCAGCTTGCGACGCTGACTTTTATCAAATGGATTTCCCCGGTAGCTCCTCCATCAACACCTGATGATACAAAAGGCCGGAGTTTGCACCGTGCAAACATGATCAATGCCGATTATCCGGGAGGCAGACATTACGATGGAGCAGGAGTGAGTATTTCACTTGCAGATGACGGAGAAGTCGGTCCTCATATTGATTTCCAGGGACGTCTCACCAATCTCCTCACTACTGGAGCCGGCGGAACACATGGTGACATGACTTCCGGAATCGCTGCCGGAGCAGGTAACCTGGATCCAACCAAACGTGGAATGGGTTCCGGTGCACACCTGTATGTGCATGATGTGGGTGCCGGTCCGGATGGTTATGATCATGTGTATAACGCACCATTGTATTTTACACAATATGGTATTGTAATTACTTCGACAAGTTACAGCCAGGGTTGCAATGATTATGATTTATATTCAAGTACCGGAGATCAGATTGTTCATGACAACCCACAGTTTTCTTTGGTGTTTTCTGCCGGAAATAATTCATCAGCGGATTGCGGGTATGGTGCCGGCCCTCCATGGGGAACAATTACAGGAGGATTCAAGCAAGGAAAAAATGTTATTGCCTGCGCAAATCTGGATGCCTATGAAGTCCTCGACAATTCAAGCAGCCAGGGACCTTCTGCGGATGGACGCGTGAAGCCCGATATTTCATCCAATGGAAAAGATCAGATGTCTACTGACGAAGGAAATACATACCAGGTTGGTGGTGGAACCAGTGCGGCATGCCCCGGAATTGCAGGGATCTGTTCAGAACTTTACCAGGCTTACCGTGAAATTACCGGTGATCCAAATCCGGAATCTCCACTCATTAAAGGTGTTTTGCTGAATTCCGCGGAAGACATCGGAAATCCCGGTCCTGATTTTACCTACGGTTGGGGTCGTGTCAATGCTCTGCGAGCTTTGCAAACACTGGAAGAACATCGTTATGTGTTGGATTCTGTCGATCAGGGATCAGCAAATGCTTTCGATATCCTGGTGCCAGCCGGAGTGGATCAGGTAAGAATGATGGTGTATTGGCTCGATCCGGAAGGTGATCCTGTTGGAACAACGGCTCTGGTAAATGATCTTGACATGACAGTGGTAACACCTGCAAGCGCTATCGTTTCTCCATGGATTCTTGATCCAAGCCCGAGTGCAGTTGCCTTATCTGCAAATGCTATTCAGGGTGCTGATCATTTAAACAATGTAGAACAAGTAACGATTAACACACCTGCTTCAGGAACATATACCGTGAATGTTGCAGGCACGAATGTTCCTTTTGGTCCGCAAAAATATTACATCGTTTGGGAGTTCCGTACTGACGAAATTACGCTTACCTATCCCAATGGTGGAGAAGGTTTCGTTCCTAATGAAACTGAATTGTTGCGTTGGGATGCTTATGGAAATACATCAACCTTCAATCTGGAATACACTTCCGACAATGGAAGCACCTGGAATCCTATCAATCCAAGTGTTGCAGCTAGTATCAGACAATACGAATGGACTATTCCTTCCAATTTAAGTGATCGTGTGAAAGTACGTGTGACCCGCTCAGGAATCAGCGATGTGTCTGACGCGAATCTTGCTATTCTCAATCTCCCATCCAATCTGACTATTGATTATGCTTGTCTGGATACATTGCAAATAAGCTGGACATCTGCGACCGGAGCAAGTGCATATGAAGTAAGCATGCTCGGAACTGAGTACATGGATTCCATCGCAACGACTGCTTCAACAAGCATTGCAATTCCTGTTTCACAGGCAGTGGATACATGGTTTAGTGTGAGAACAATTGGAGCAAATTCCGGAAAAGGTCGCAGGGCAATTGCAATTCACAAAGCTCCGGGTTTACAGAATTGTTCTTTTGCTTCCGATCTGGCTTTGTTGAATTCCATTAATCCAACTCCCGGAAATTTATTCGGATGTCAAAACCTGAGTGCGGTACCAGTGAGTTTGAATTTGAGAAATGATGGAGTGAATACAGTGACAAGCTTTGATATTTCTTATACTTTGAATGGAGGTACTCCTGTTACTGAGACATACAATGGATTGTTGGTTCATGGCGCATCGATGACCTATACGTTCTCTACCACCGCTGATCTTTCAACTCCGGGCCCGAATTTGCTTGAAGTTTCAATCGTTTATACGGGTGATCAAAATCCTACGAATGATGCTTTGACAATTCAGGTTAATACAGGCGCAACGGCAGCGATTCCTGTTGCTGAGAACTTTCAGCAAAGTTTTCCTCCGGCCGACTGGTCAATCGTTAGTTCGGGAACAACTTATTTCTGGGATGTGAAAACAGGAATCACAGGCAGTGATGGAAATCTTACCAGTGCTGCCTGGTTCAACAATTTCTCTTACAGCAATTCAGGTGCGGAAGATTATCTCGTCACGATGCTTGCTGATTTTCATGGCGCTGGCGCACCAAGAATGACTTTCGATGTCGCTTATTCTGTGTACTCAGGATTTGAAGATGGTTTGCGTGTCGATGTTTCCGGCGATTGCGGTGCTACATTTGTCCCAACTTCCTACCTCAAAATTGGTGCAGTGCTGGCAACAGCTCCGGCTGCCAATCTTTCATTCCAGCCTTCTCAGGCAAGTGACTGGAGAAATGATACTGTGGATTTAGCCTCAATGGCGAACTCTTATGCTTTGATTCGTTTTGCAAACATAAATGATTATGGAAATAATCTTTATATCGATAATGTCAACATCGAAAATGATAACATTGCCGGAGTTGGTTCCGCTGTACAGATCCCTGTGATCTCTGTTTTCCCGAATCCAGCATCTGCTCAGGTGAATGTGAATATCAAAAATCTTGCGTCAAGAAAACTTACTTTGACCCTGATGGACAGTCAGGGCAGGGAAGTGCTTATCAGAAGCTTTGAAAAAACTAATGACGTATTCACTCAAATGCTGGATGTAGGTAAATGCACAAAGGGTATTTATATGCTGCGCATAGCCGGAGACGAAAAAGTTTACAACTTACGACTGGCAATACTTTGA
- a CDS encoding 1-acyl-sn-glycerol-3-phosphate acyltransferase: protein MLRILLRNLFGFFALLVFGLSLIITSIAYVLVFTFASKQKAPHLAHRYISRNWAKFLFPAFGIRVKIIHGERIDPDTTYVFAANHRSLLDVPAYAIACENTFRFLAKAELMKIPLMGYIIRKLYISVDRKNKSARVKSMENMLNSIKENISVFLCPEGTRNAGPEPLLPFHDGAFRLAIAAQVPLAVMTIRNSDRLLSPKHPFALSPGTMECIWSEPISTIGMKEEDIPRLREMARAEMTGNLIF, encoded by the coding sequence ATGCTCCGAATCCTCCTTCGCAATCTTTTTGGCTTTTTTGCACTCCTTGTATTCGGACTTTCCCTTATAATTACAAGCATTGCTTACGTATTGGTTTTCACCTTTGCATCAAAGCAAAAAGCACCTCATCTGGCTCATCGTTACATCTCCCGCAATTGGGCTAAGTTCCTTTTTCCGGCATTTGGCATTCGTGTCAAAATTATTCATGGAGAAAGAATTGATCCTGACACAACCTATGTATTTGCTGCGAATCACAGATCTTTACTGGATGTACCTGCCTACGCGATCGCTTGCGAAAACACCTTTCGTTTTCTTGCAAAAGCAGAGTTGATGAAAATTCCTTTGATGGGATACATCATCCGTAAACTCTATATCAGTGTGGACAGGAAGAATAAATCCGCCAGAGTAAAAAGCATGGAAAACATGCTGAACTCAATAAAAGAAAATATCAGCGTTTTTTTATGTCCTGAAGGTACACGTAACGCAGGGCCCGAACCGCTTTTACCTTTTCATGATGGTGCTTTTCGTCTGGCTATCGCGGCTCAGGTGCCTCTGGCAGTGATGACGATCAGGAATTCAGATCGTTTACTTTCACCAAAACATCCTTTCGCTCTTTCACCGGGGACAATGGAATGTATCTGGAGCGAACCCATTTCTACCATTGGGATGAAGGAAGAAGACATACCGCGCCTGAGAGAAATGGCAAGAGCCGAAATGACCGGGAATTTAATTTTCTGA
- a CDS encoding menaquinone biosynthesis decarboxylase gives MYRNTQEWIQKLEAAGELIRIKEFVDPVLEISEITDRVSKHNGPALLFENTGTAFPVLINAMGTEKRMAMALGVNHLDDIAKDMEALFKQLTSPKESILDKLKMLPTLGSIAGWMPKVISGKGECQEVVIKDPDITKFPVLKCWPEDGGPFLTLPIIHTKDPLTGIRNVGLYRMQVFTPTMTGMHWHRHKVSARHFNEYKKRGEKMPVAVALGGDPAYTYAATAPLPDGVDEYMLAGFLRKKKVELVQCLTQDVQVPADADIIIEGYVDPSEEFILEGPFGDHTGYYSLADYYPRFHITAITHRKNAVYPATIVGIPPQEDAWIGKATERIFLVPIKMTMVPEITDMVMPVEGVFHNLVIVKINKEFPGQASKVMHSLWGAGQMMFTKMMVVVDGDVNIHDSAAVAKYVSENFDPQYDTYFTQGPVDVLDHSCSVMAFGGKIGLDATKKTSEEMSGRQSEMQIQGSLNSEHIHLEKLKLLFPEIRDINDKLLSMGVSLVFISIEKNRKNQIKELSKSVFQLPEFSNIKVVIFLEHTIDIRDIADSVWRFANNVDPKRDSFVVESDSAMHPSHVAFDGTRKTKEHDGFQRDWPNILASDAQTIKRVDEVWSKLGLGKFISSPSLKYRTQLYKGGAVAED, from the coding sequence ATGTATCGAAACACACAAGAATGGATTCAAAAGCTGGAAGCAGCAGGTGAATTGATCCGAATCAAAGAATTTGTTGACCCTGTTCTTGAAATCAGTGAAATTACTGACAGGGTTTCAAAACACAACGGCCCTGCCTTGTTATTTGAAAATACCGGAACTGCTTTTCCCGTGCTAATCAATGCGATGGGAACTGAGAAAAGAATGGCCATGGCTCTTGGCGTGAATCATCTGGATGACATCGCCAAAGACATGGAGGCGCTTTTCAAACAGCTCACATCGCCAAAGGAAAGTATTCTTGACAAACTGAAAATGCTCCCCACACTGGGAAGTATCGCCGGCTGGATGCCAAAGGTTATCAGCGGAAAAGGCGAATGCCAGGAAGTGGTGATTAAAGATCCGGATATTACTAAGTTTCCCGTTCTCAAATGCTGGCCGGAAGATGGTGGCCCTTTTTTAACACTGCCAATCATACATACGAAAGATCCACTTACCGGCATTCGCAATGTTGGATTGTACCGGATGCAGGTGTTCACTCCAACAATGACAGGCATGCACTGGCACAGACACAAAGTGAGTGCACGACATTTTAATGAATACAAAAAACGAGGAGAAAAAATGCCGGTTGCTGTCGCACTTGGTGGCGATCCTGCTTATACTTATGCGGCAACCGCCCCACTTCCGGATGGTGTGGATGAATACATGCTTGCCGGTTTTTTAAGAAAGAAAAAAGTTGAGCTGGTGCAATGCCTTACGCAGGACGTTCAGGTGCCGGCTGACGCGGATATTATTATAGAAGGTTATGTTGACCCTTCTGAAGAATTCATTCTGGAAGGACCATTTGGCGATCATACAGGATATTATTCTCTGGCAGATTATTACCCGCGTTTTCACATCACCGCGATAACACATCGTAAAAACGCTGTTTATCCTGCAACCATAGTTGGTATTCCTCCCCAGGAAGATGCATGGATAGGAAAAGCTACCGAACGCATTTTTCTGGTGCCGATCAAAATGACAATGGTACCTGAAATCACCGATATGGTAATGCCTGTGGAAGGAGTGTTTCACAACCTTGTGATCGTTAAGATCAATAAGGAATTCCCCGGACAGGCTTCAAAAGTGATGCATAGTCTCTGGGGTGCCGGACAAATGATGTTTACAAAAATGATGGTTGTCGTGGATGGCGATGTAAATATTCATGATTCAGCCGCAGTCGCCAAATATGTGAGTGAGAATTTTGATCCGCAATACGACACTTACTTCACCCAAGGCCCGGTTGACGTATTGGACCACAGTTGCAGTGTGATGGCATTTGGAGGAAAAATTGGACTGGATGCAACCAAAAAAACTTCGGAGGAAATGTCCGGAAGACAATCCGAAATGCAAATTCAGGGTTCATTGAATTCAGAGCATATTCATCTTGAAAAACTGAAGTTACTTTTCCCGGAAATCAGAGACATCAATGACAAGCTCCTGAGCATGGGAGTTTCACTTGTGTTTATTTCAATAGAGAAAAACAGAAAAAATCAAATCAAAGAATTAAGCAAGAGTGTATTTCAATTGCCGGAGTTCAGCAACATCAAAGTTGTTATTTTTCTTGAACACACCATTGACATTCGTGATATAGCGGATAGTGTATGGCGATTCGCAAACAATGTTGATCCGAAAAGAGATTCCTTTGTCGTTGAATCTGATTCAGCAATGCACCCTTCTCATGTCGCATTCGACGGGACAAGAAAGACAAAGGAACACGATGGCTTTCAACGCGACTGGCCGAACATCCTCGCATCTGATGCTCAAACGATCAAACGGGTCGATGAAGTTTGGAGCAAACTCGGACTTGGTAAGTTCATCTCATCCCCTTCTTTAAAATACAGAACACAGCTGTACAAAGGAGGCGCGGTTGCCGAAGATTAA